In Bacteroidota bacterium, a single window of DNA contains:
- a CDS encoding T9SS type A sorting domain-containing protein — translation MIKNLVLTFALLSFTNAFTQTGPAGVGNSSSNVLWLRADQGVYKDAGINTAGNNDSVTRWQDMSGNGIHANQTIATKRPHYYTNIINGLPAIKWTASKGSFLESAGVTTANNASIWVVGSFSSLASPNPGILQGRPSLVANPAAPGDKSIGMWVDQSTAKIWGRGIQSNGTSRDIALGTVISSNTFFIANNIYRSNKIDQYVNSAFSNNTTSFDGTLKSWANITIGMQANECWNGNIAEVIVFNKELNETERIIVDNYLAAKYALPLSTNSLYVQGLPLNGKFAYEVAGIGRVSASDFHDDAQGTSFVRINNPQDLNNDEFLIWGHNNDDLLSSNLYSMPTSVKERIGRTWRVNEVNTSGSAVDVGAIDIIWDLSNHPGPIDPNDLVLMIDNDGDFSNATTITGATSLGGRKYKFSGVTAISNNSYFTLGTLNFKLTPLPIELLSFSAKKINLHEGLVQWTTVEEVNNDHFTLYKSTNGVEWFELTQIQSEGNSHSQVQYEFLDNNLQQGVTYYKLTQTDRNGTEKQVGIIMLDNSITYQDIRLYPNQVENELTIELPESSTDFLVMITDATGKTSNLVADFTNNSILKADMSSYKPGIYFVRVANNQFSYSFKIIKSE, via the coding sequence CATGTCAGGCAATGGAATTCATGCAAATCAAACCATTGCAACAAAAAGACCTCATTATTATACCAATATCATAAATGGTCTTCCGGCTATTAAATGGACTGCCTCCAAAGGTTCTTTTTTGGAATCTGCCGGAGTTACGACTGCAAACAATGCTTCTATTTGGGTAGTAGGCTCCTTTTCAAGTTTAGCCTCCCCTAATCCGGGTATTCTCCAAGGCAGACCTTCACTTGTTGCCAACCCGGCAGCACCCGGTGACAAATCAATCGGTATGTGGGTAGATCAATCTACTGCAAAAATTTGGGGGCGTGGCATCCAATCTAATGGAACTTCAAGAGATATTGCATTAGGAACTGTAATATCAAGTAATACTTTCTTCATTGCCAATAACATTTATAGAAGCAATAAAATCGACCAATATGTAAATAGTGCATTCTCAAATAACACCACCTCTTTTGACGGCACACTTAAATCTTGGGCAAATATCACAATTGGGATGCAGGCAAATGAATGTTGGAATGGTAATATAGCAGAAGTCATTGTTTTTAATAAAGAACTAAATGAAACAGAGAGAATTATTGTGGACAATTACTTAGCTGCCAAATATGCACTTCCATTATCCACAAACAGCTTGTATGTGCAAGGATTGCCCCTCAATGGGAAATTTGCGTATGAAGTAGCCGGTATTGGCAGAGTTTCTGCAAGCGATTTTCATGATGATGCACAAGGTACCAGTTTTGTCAGAATCAACAATCCGCAAGACCTCAACAATGATGAGTTTTTGATTTGGGGACATAACAATGATGATTTGCTTTCTTCCAATCTATACTCTATGCCTACCAGTGTAAAAGAACGTATAGGAAGAACATGGAGAGTAAATGAAGTAAATACTTCAGGATCTGCTGTGGATGTTGGCGCAATCGATATCATTTGGGATTTAAGTAACCACCCAGGTCCCATTGACCCAAATGATTTAGTATTGATGATTGACAATGATGGAGATTTTTCGAATGCAACTACAATAACCGGGGCTACATCACTTGGAGGACGCAAATATAAATTTTCCGGTGTAACTGCTATCAGCAACAATAGTTACTTCACGCTGGGTACTCTAAATTTCAAACTAACTCCATTGCCTATTGAGTTGCTCTCTTTTAGTGCAAAAAAAATAAACCTTCATGAAGGGCTTGTTCAATGGACAACGGTTGAAGAAGTAAATAATGACCATTTTACACTCTACAAGTCAACAAATGGCGTTGAATGGTTTGAACTCACACAGATACAATCCGAAGGAAACAGTCATTCACAGGTTCAATACGAATTTTTGGATAACAATCTTCAACAGGGAGTAACTTATTATAAACTTACCCAAACCGACAGAAATGGTACTGAGAAACAAGTCGGAATAATCATGCTTGACAATAGCATTACTTATCAAGACATACGATTATATCCCAATCAAGTTGAAAATGAATTGACTATTGAACTCCCAGAGTCAAGCACTGACTTTTTGGTAATGATAACAGACGCAACCGGAAAGACTTCAAATCTTGTGGCAGATTTTACAAATAATTCCATTCTAAAAGCAGATATGTCCTCTTATAAACCAGGTATATACTTTGTGAGAGTAGCGAACAATCAATTCTCTTATTCTTTCAAAATCATTAAGTCCGAATAA
- a CDS encoding pyridoxal-phosphate dependent enzyme: MFNLPSPLQKIERQDFSQKGISVYVKRDDLIHAFVSGNKLRKLKGWLKVAQEKQSHTLVTFGGAYSNHLIASAYAATIFGYKSIGIVRGDEQPDNLVLKHCKLFGMELFYVNRESYRDKETCFESLFGKHDGYLYIPEGGGGLPGRFGFEEFLQEPNMSADHYVLAAGTGTSAKGIADALFKQNNNQSKVWALACVKDKSLSELAANNLTFSFEYAGKGFGKFDHEHIDVAQNEFRQTGILFDPVYTTKAWMGLLDLVKNNTFKEGEKIIFVHTGGLTGWWSL; this comes from the coding sequence ATGTTTAACCTTCCTTCACCACTTCAAAAAATAGAAAGACAAGATTTCTCGCAAAAGGGAATATCTGTCTATGTCAAACGTGACGATTTGATACATGCTTTTGTATCTGGCAACAAGCTGCGCAAACTAAAAGGGTGGTTAAAAGTTGCACAAGAAAAACAGTCACACACCCTTGTTACATTTGGCGGAGCCTATTCCAACCATTTAATTGCCAGTGCTTATGCTGCCACTATATTCGGATACAAGAGCATTGGTATAGTCAGAGGAGATGAGCAACCTGACAACTTAGTTTTGAAGCACTGTAAACTTTTTGGCATGGAACTATTCTATGTGAACAGAGAAAGTTATCGAGACAAGGAGACTTGTTTTGAATCGTTGTTCGGAAAGCACGATGGCTATTTATACATACCTGAAGGAGGTGGCGGGCTACCGGGCAGATTCGGGTTTGAAGAATTTCTACAAGAACCCAATATGTCAGCCGACCACTACGTACTGGCTGCAGGCACCGGTACTTCTGCTAAAGGCATTGCAGACGCTCTTTTCAAACAAAATAATAATCAATCCAAAGTTTGGGCATTAGCTTGTGTAAAAGACAAATCACTCTCAGAACTTGCTGCCAACAATTTAACATTCAGTTTTGAATATGCCGGCAAGGGCTTTGGCAAATTCGATCATGAACATATTGACGTAGCTCAAAATGAATTTAGACAAACCGGGATATTATTTGACCCTGTATATACCACAAAGGCGTGGATGGGTTTATTGGATTTAGTGAAAAATAACACCTTTAAAGAAGGCGAAAAAATAATTTTTGTTCATACCGGTGGACTTACCGGTTGGTGGTCTTTATAA
- a CDS encoding DUF1573 domain-containing protein: MFKIFQPKNLWAVGSKVFFLFTFLLVLHSVASAVNGDTLKFDFPRDTLDIGSVNEGEIAHFSFTIKNHYETIVHINQIYPTCGCTKTDVDTFFLYPEESKLLSFNFDSNGRAGLNYRLIRVFTEKGLFDVYFKVYVVPKE; the protein is encoded by the coding sequence ATGTTTAAAATATTTCAACCAAAAAACCTTTGGGCTGTAGGCTCAAAGGTTTTTTTTCTTTTTACGTTTTTACTTGTATTGCATAGCGTGGCAAGTGCGGTCAATGGCGACACGCTGAAATTTGATTTTCCTCGAGATACACTCGATATCGGGAGTGTAAACGAAGGCGAGATTGCACATTTTTCTTTTACTATCAAAAACCACTACGAAACCATTGTACACATAAATCAAATTTATCCTACTTGTGGCTGCACCAAAACGGATGTTGATACTTTCTTTCTTTATCCTGAAGAAAGCAAACTGTTGAGTTTTAATTTTGATTCCAATGGTAGGGCAGGGCTCAATTACAGACTCATAAGAGTCTTTACGGAAAAGGGGCTGTTTGATGTCTATTTTAAGGTCTATGTTGTACCTAAAGAGTAA
- a CDS encoding DUF1573 domain-containing protein, with protein sequence MKKIILSTLMFCFAAVSSYADGINEPPTSEDSVKFETLIHDFGEVQANSQARYEFFFTNNSDRPLEIKSVRASCGCTAPSYSKEPVAPKKKGSVVAVYSAPSKGQNFVKTITVETSHGTFRLTIKGTVVETEQQPQTPVRVN encoded by the coding sequence ATGAAAAAAATTATTCTATCTACACTAATGTTCTGCTTTGCAGCAGTTTCATCCTATGCCGATGGCATTAACGAGCCTCCTACTTCTGAGGACTCTGTTAAATTTGAAACCTTAATTCATGATTTTGGTGAAGTACAAGCTAACTCTCAAGCACGTTATGAGTTCTTTTTTACAAATAACTCAGACAGACCCCTTGAAATTAAAAGCGTGAGAGCAAGTTGTGGCTGTACTGCGCCTTCTTATTCCAAGGAGCCCGTTGCGCCAAAGAAAAAAGGTTCAGTAGTGGCAGTTTATTCTGCACCTTCCAAAGGTCAAAATTTTGTTAAAACTATCACAGTTGAAACTTCACATGGAACATTCCGTTTGACTATCAAAGGTACAGTTGTAGAGACTGAACAACAGCCACAGACACCCGTTAGAGTTAACTAA
- a CDS encoding DUF1573 domain-containing protein: protein MKKIFLSVLVLSAIIYQVNAQNIVAKGGTGIYNTTPATWQNNLTESMGVFGPEITFVKTKHNFGTIKQNVPAKVKFVFENTGNANLVIVKATAGCGCTTPIYSKEPIAPGKKSEIEVEYNAKALGSFVKDVTVETNAGSVKLVITGVVEAEVSDNNNSTEIKIPSKK, encoded by the coding sequence ATGAAAAAAATCTTTTTATCTGTTCTCGTATTATCCGCTATTATATACCAAGTCAATGCTCAAAACATTGTTGCCAAAGGGGGCACGGGTATTTATAATACAACACCTGCAACATGGCAGAATAATTTGACCGAAAGTATGGGCGTATTTGGACCTGAAATTACTTTTGTGAAAACAAAACATAACTTTGGCACTATTAAGCAGAATGTTCCTGCTAAGGTTAAATTTGTGTTTGAAAACACAGGTAATGCTAATCTTGTGATAGTCAAAGCAACAGCAGGTTGTGGTTGTACAACACCGATTTATTCCAAAGAACCAATTGCTCCCGGCAAAAAATCAGAAATTGAAGTGGAATACAATGCAAAAGCATTGGGCAGTTTTGTGAAAGATGTTACGGTGGAAACTAATGCAGGCTCTGTAAAACTTGTGATTACAGGTGTGGTAGAGGCCGAAGTTTCTGATAATAACAATTCAACAGAAATCAAAATACCTTCTAAAAAATAA
- the rsmA gene encoding 16S rRNA (adenine(1518)-N(6)/adenine(1519)-N(6))-dimethyltransferase RsmA — translation MNFVKPKKKFGQHFLKDKSIAEKVATIVPQSFDGQILEIGPGTGVLTRFLLQNHKEQLFLSEIDSESVSYLKENLIDATDWDRIIEGDFLKIAKAILGNDKWFVIGNFPYNISSQILFKILENRTNVEGFGGMFQREVARRICSAPDSKEYGILSVLMQAYYKVEYCFTVSEDVFNPPPKVKTGVIKGFRYRTQLEECSDSLLFDVVKTAFNQRRKTLNNCLKKFQIPAGELESTGFAKLRPENLSVEDFIKVTQMIEKSRNK, via the coding sequence ATGAATTTCGTAAAACCGAAAAAAAAGTTTGGACAGCATTTTCTCAAAGATAAATCTATTGCAGAAAAAGTTGCAACTATCGTTCCACAATCCTTTGATGGGCAAATTTTAGAGATAGGTCCCGGCACGGGAGTACTTACCCGATTTCTCCTGCAAAATCATAAAGAGCAATTATTCCTCAGTGAAATAGACTCAGAATCTGTATCTTATCTAAAAGAAAACCTAATTGATGCGACCGATTGGGACAGGATTATAGAAGGTGATTTTCTCAAAATTGCTAAAGCAATTCTTGGTAACGACAAGTGGTTTGTGATAGGCAATTTTCCTTATAATATTTCATCTCAGATTCTATTCAAAATACTGGAGAACCGCACTAATGTGGAAGGTTTTGGAGGTATGTTTCAAAGAGAAGTTGCCCGCAGAATATGTTCGGCACCCGATTCAAAAGAATATGGTATCTTGTCCGTATTAATGCAAGCGTATTACAAAGTCGAATATTGTTTTACGGTTTCAGAAGATGTATTCAATCCGCCACCCAAAGTCAAAACGGGGGTTATAAAAGGCTTTCGATATAGAACTCAACTTGAGGAATGTTCGGACAGTTTACTTTTCGATGTAGTTAAAACTGCTTTTAACCAAAGAAGAAAAACGCTCAACAATTGCCTGAAAAAATTTCAAATACCGGCAGGGGAGCTTGAAAGTACCGGGTTTGCAAAATTGCGACCCGAGAATCTCAGTGTTGAAGATTTTATTAAAGTTACGCAAATGATTGAAAAGAGTAGAAATAAGTGA
- a CDS encoding DUF4249 domain-containing protein, with product MRILTLYRLLFISSLLIFASCEDVVEVKVKNTDPQLCIDAILTNDHKPQTIKVSQSIAYFDNNGNYPAFAVDSVIMTDNYGNRFVFVPMQIGTYVYTPMGADTFVKNAHFVLNVYKGATIYSAQSTMMRSPAVDSITYKYNENRKGYFVTMHARDLQGPGDYYWIRTYRNGVFMNNPSKINISYDAGFEQAFSDSQEFLFPISIMGTNDFEKSYQIGEKVKIEILGISDDFHLYLGMAQQQMQNGGMFAPPPVNVRTNFKQNDPNAMPVVGFFNVCELHSIEVEIKE from the coding sequence ATGAGAATATTGACTCTATACCGTCTCTTGTTCATCAGTTCTTTGCTGATATTTGCTTCTTGTGAGGATGTAGTAGAAGTTAAGGTGAAAAACACCGACCCTCAACTTTGTATTGATGCAATTTTAACCAATGATCACAAACCTCAGACCATTAAGGTTTCACAGTCTATTGCTTATTTTGATAATAATGGCAACTATCCTGCGTTTGCTGTTGACTCTGTTATCATGACGGATAATTATGGAAATAGATTTGTTTTTGTTCCCATGCAAATCGGCACTTATGTTTACACTCCGATGGGGGCAGATACTTTTGTTAAAAATGCACACTTTGTATTGAATGTATATAAAGGTGCTACGATATATTCTGCTCAAAGCACAATGATGCGAAGCCCTGCTGTGGATTCCATTACCTATAAATATAATGAGAACCGGAAAGGATATTTTGTAACCATGCATGCAAGGGATTTGCAGGGACCCGGTGATTATTATTGGATTAGAACATACAGAAATGGGGTGTTTATGAATAATCCTTCTAAAATTAATATTTCTTATGATGCCGGTTTTGAACAAGCATTCTCAGATAGTCAAGAATTTCTGTTTCCCATTTCAATTATGGGTACAAATGATTTTGAGAAGTCTTATCAAATCGGTGAAAAAGTCAAAATTGAAATTTTGGGAATATCGGACGATTTTCACTTATATTTAGGCATGGCTCAGCAACAAATGCAGAATGGTGGAATGTTTGCGCCTCCACCGGTTAATGTTCGAACCAATTTCAAGCAAAACGACCCAAATGCGATGCCGGTCGTTGGGTTTTTCAATGTGTGCGAACTGCATAGCATAGAGGTTGAGATAAAAGAATAG